In Ananas comosus cultivar F153 linkage group 10, ASM154086v1, whole genome shotgun sequence, the following proteins share a genomic window:
- the LOC109716084 gene encoding phospholipase D alpha 1-like, with the protein MAQILLHGTLHATIFEADALSDPHRATGDAPKFFRKLVEGIEDTVGLGKGSTKLYATIDLEKARVGRTRMIADEPVNPRWYESFHIYCAHMAANVIFTVKTDNPIGASLIGRAYLSVQEVLDGEEVDRWLDICDEDRSPLDGGAKIHVKLQYFNITKDRNWARGVRSAKYPGVPYTFFSQRKGCRVTLYQDAHVPDKFIPKIPLANGEYYEPHRCWEDIFDAISNAQHLIYITGWSVYTEITLVRDSKRQKPGGDVTLGELLKRKASEGVRVLMLVWDDRTSVGLLKKDGLMATHDEETANYFEGTDVHCVLCPRNPDDGGSFVQDLQISTMFTHHQKIVVVDHEMPNRSSQQRRIVSFVGGIDLCDGRYDTQFHSLFRTLDTAHHDDFHQPNFAEASITKGGPREPWHDIHSQLQGPVAWDVLFNFEQRWRKQGGKDLLLELRDLSDIIIPPSPVMFPEDKETWNVQLFRSIDGGAAFGFPETPEDAARAGLVSGKDNIIDRSIHDAYINAIRRAKNFIYIENQYFLGSSFGWKADDIKPEEIGALHLIPKELTLKVVSKIEAGERFTIYVVVPMWPEGVPESGSVQAILDWQRRTMEVMYTDIIHALQAKGIEANPKDYLTFFCLGNRELKRSGEYEPEEQPEPETDYSKAQQARRFMIYVHTKMMIVDDEYIIIGSANINQRSMDGARDSEIAMGAYQPYYLATRQPARGQIHGFRMALWYEHLGMLDDVFLNPESSECVQKVNKIAEKYWDLFSSDNLDQDLPGHLLKYPIAVTNEGVVTELPGMEFFPDTQARVLGTKSDYLPPILTT; encoded by the exons ATGGCACAGATTCTGCTCCATGGCACGCTTCATGCAACTATCTTTGAGGCCGACGCCCTCTCCGATCCTCATAGGGCTACTGGCGATGCTCCAAAGTTCTTCCGCAAG CTTGTTGAAGGAATCGAGGACACCGTGGGTCTTGGCAAAGGTTCCACCAAACTGTATGCGACTATCGACTTAGAGAAGGCCCGAGTTGGTCGGACCAGAATGATAGCGGATGAACCTGTGAACCCACGTTGGTATGAGTCCTTTCACATCTACTGTGCCCATATGGCTGCCAATGTCATCTTTACTGTTAAGACTGATAATCCGATAGGGGCATCGCTCATTGGAAGAGCTTATTTGTCTGTTCAAGAGGTTCTAGATGGGGAGGAAGTGGATAGATGGCTTGATATCTGCGATGAGGACCGCAGTCCTCTCGATGGAGGGGCTAAGATCCATGTGAAACTTCAATATTTCAATATTACCAAAGATCGTAATTGGGCAAGGGGTGTACGAAGTGCGAAATACCCAGGTGttccttatacctttttctcacAGAGAAAGGGATGCAGAGTTACATTATACCAAGACGCACACGTCCCTGACAAGTTCATTCCGAAAATTCCGCTTGCTAATGGCGAGTACTATGAGCCTCATAGATGTTGGGAGGACATCTTTGACGCAATTAGTAATGCCCAACACTTGATTTACATTACCGGTTGGTCGGTGTACACTGAGATCACCTTGGTTAGGGACTCTAAGCGGCAAAAGCCCGGAGGAGATGTCACTCTTGGTGAGCTGCTCAAGAGGAAGGCTAGTGAAGGTGTTCGGGTCCTTATGCTTGTGTGGGACGATAGGACTTCAGTTGGTTTACTAAAGAAAGATGGCCTGATGGCCACTCACGACGAAGAAACTGCAAATTACTTTGAGGGAACAGACGTACACTGTGTTCTTTGTCCTCGAAACCCTGATGACGGAGGCAGCTTTGTTCAGGACCTACAGATTTCGACCATGTTCACCCACCATCAGAAAATTGTGGTTGTTGATCATGAGATGCCTAACAGAAGTTCTCAACAAAGAAGGATTGTCAGCTTTGTTGGTGGAATTGACCTTTGTGATGGCAGATACGACACACAATTCCATTCTCTGTTCAGGACTCTGGACACGGCTCATCATGATGACTTCCATCAGCCAAACTTTGCGGAAGCATCAATTACGAAGGGCGGTCCGAGAGAGCCATGGCATGACATCCACTCACAGCTGCAAGGGCCTGTTGCTTGGGATGTTCTCTTCAACTTTGAGCAGCGGTGGAGAAAGCAAGGTGGGAAGGATCTCCTTTTAGAGTTAAGAGACCTCTCGGACATCATTATCCCCCCATCACCAGTGATGTTCCCTGAGGACAAAGAGACATGGAATGTTCAGCTTTTTCGTTCCATTGATGGTGGTGCTGCCTTTGGCTTCCCTGAGACGCCAGAGGATGCCGCAAGGGCTGGGCTTGTGAGTGGAAAGGACAACATCATCGACAGAAGCATTCATGATGCTTATATAAATGCCATCCGCAGGGCAAAGAACTTCATCTATATTGAAAACCAGTACTTCCTTGGGAGTTCATTCGGATGGAAAGCAGATGACATCAAGCCCGAAGAAATCGGGGCACTACATCTGATCCCTAAGGAGCTCACTTTGAAGGTTGTTAGCAAGATTGAAGCTGGGGAACGATTTACTATTTATGTTGTTGTCCCCATGTGGCCAGAGGGTGTTCCCGAAAGTGGATCTGTACAGGCGATTCTTGATTGGCAGCGTAGGACAATGGAGGTGATGTACACTGACATTATACATGCACTACAAGCTAAGGGGATTGAGGCAAACCCCAAGGACTACCTCACCTTCTTTTGCTTGGGCAACCGGGAGCTGAAGAGGAGTGGTGAATATGAACCTGAGGAGCAACCGGAACCAGAAACTGATTATAGCAAGGCTCAACAGGCAAGGAGGTTCATGATCTACGTTCATACCAAGATGATGATAG TTGACGATGAGTACATCATCATTGGGTCAGCAAATATCAATCAGAGGTCAATGGACGGAGCCAGGGACTCGGAGATTGCAATGGGTGCATATCAGCCATACTATTTGGCAACCAGGCAGCCGGCAAGAGGACAAATCCATGGTTTCCGCATGGCTCTGTGGTACGAGCACCTTGGGATGCTAGATGATGTCTTCCTAAACCCAGAGAGCTCGGAATGTGTGCAGAAGGTCAACAAGATTGCTGAGAAGTACTGGGACCTCTTCTCGAGCGATAATCTCGATCAAGACCTACCTGGCCATCTGCTCAAATACCCCATTGCAGTCACTAATGAAGGTGTGGTAACGGAGTTGCCAGGGATGGAGTTCTTCCCCGACACCCAGGCACGGGTGCTTGGCACCAAGTCTGATTACCTTCCCCCTATCCTCACCACGTAG